Proteins from one Buchnera aphidicola (Kurisakia onigurumii) genomic window:
- the rpiA gene encoding ribose-5-phosphate isomerase RpiA gives MNKYVNKLKKYACIEAINYIYPGITVGIGTGSTIKLFIEELKQVKHLIKGAVSSSKESTKQLIKNKIKVMDLNDISGLQLYIDSADEINKNKQMIKGGGGALTGEKIISSFSDSFICIVDENKIVKDLGKFFPVPVEVIPMSINYVCSQIKKLSGIPKIRKSFITDYGNLIIDVFNLNLENPLYIENKINSISGVVSVGLFIKRKADILLVGTKQGVKTYF, from the coding sequence ATGAATAAATATGTAAATAAATTAAAAAAATATGCTTGTATAGAAGCAATTAATTATATTTATCCTGGTATCACAGTAGGTATTGGAACTGGTAGTACAATTAAATTATTTATAGAAGAATTAAAACAAGTAAAACACTTAATTAAAGGAGCAGTATCTAGTTCTAAAGAATCCACAAAACAATTAATTAAAAATAAAATTAAAGTTATGGATTTAAATGACATTAGTGGATTACAATTGTATATTGATAGTGCAGATGAAATTAATAAAAATAAACAAATGATTAAAGGTGGTGGTGGAGCTTTAACTGGAGAAAAAATTATTTCATCTTTTTCTGATAGTTTTATTTGTATTGTTGATGAAAATAAAATAGTAAAAGATTTAGGAAAATTTTTTCCTGTACCTGTAGAAGTAATACCAATGTCTATTAATTATGTTTGTTCTCAAATAAAAAAATTATCTGGAATACCTAAAATTAGAAAAAGTTTTATAACTGATTATGGAAACTTAATAATTGATGTGTTTAATTTGAATTTAGAAAATCCATTATATATAGAGAATAAAATTAATTCTATATCAGGAGTAGTTTCTGTTGGTTTATTTATTAAAAGAAAAGCTGATATACTTTTAGTAGGAACTAAACAAGGCGTAAAAACCTATTTTTAA
- a CDS encoding RsmE family RNA methyltransferase, which translates to MHKNTKIKMKKIRIFYPKMIKLHDVIIITKEKKNYHYLKNVLRIKNTDNVEIFNNTKYIFYCKINILEKKIELIIHSKKKFNNESPIYIHYAQIIPKKIKKIDFSIQKSTELGVNEITPIYFKKKNNQLDSFIKKNRRWKEIIISSCLQSERMRIPILNKPIEFEKWCEFIKNIKCAKVVFSPNSSLKIKDLKKNINKIVFLIGPENGLEENIEKIVSFGFIKLNLGPRILKTDTASITAISNIQSQYGDI; encoded by the coding sequence ATGCATAAAAATACCAAAATAAAAATGAAAAAAATTAGAATATTTTATCCAAAAATGATTAAATTACATGATGTAATTATAATTACAAAAGAAAAAAAAAATTATCATTATTTAAAAAATGTATTACGTATTAAAAATACTGATAATGTAGAAATATTTAATAACACAAAATATATATTTTATTGTAAAATAAATATATTAGAAAAAAAAATAGAATTAATAATACATTCAAAAAAAAAATTTAATAATGAATCTCCTATTTATATACATTATGCACAAATAATACCTAAAAAAATAAAAAAAATAGATTTTTCTATACAAAAAAGTACAGAGTTAGGAGTAAATGAAATTACACCAATTTACTTCAAAAAAAAAAATAATCAATTAGATAGTTTTATAAAAAAAAACAGAAGATGGAAAGAAATAATAATTTCTTCTTGTTTACAATCTGAAAGAATGAGAATTCCTATTCTAAATAAACCTATAGAATTTGAAAAATGGTGTGAATTTATAAAAAATATAAAATGTGCTAAAGTAGTATTTTCTCCAAATTCATCTTTAAAAATTAAAGATTTAAAAAAAAATATAAATAAAATAGTATTTTTAATTGGTCCAGAAAATGGATTAGAAGAAAATATAGAAAAAATAGTTAGTTTTGGATTTATAAAATTAAATTTAGGACCTAGAATATTAAAAACAGATACAGCTTCGATAACTGCAATTTCAAATATTCAATCACAATATGGAGATATTTAA
- a CDS encoding endonuclease: protein MLKKIIFIILFFSIFNIQNFKYTFSSEFRQNNFNQAKKFAIKISKKFPKSFYCGCTINWNGKKGIPDLKSCNYKIRKNRIRANRIEWDHIVPAWEFGHNKKCWKKGGRKKCSSNSIFKKMESDLHNLQPAIGEINGDRSNFSFYEWKKNHKKNFYGSCHVLIDFKNKKIEPPNSKKGIISRTYLYMSYRYKIKIPKKQMILFKKWNSKYPVNKWECQRDNLIYKIQGNHNQYVHNKCIKIPK, encoded by the coding sequence ATGTTAAAAAAAATTATTTTCATAATACTATTTTTTTCAATTTTTAATATACAAAATTTTAAATATACTTTTTCCTCTGAATTTCGTCAAAATAATTTCAATCAAGCAAAAAAATTTGCTATAAAAATATCAAAAAAATTTCCTAAATCATTTTATTGTGGTTGTACAATTAATTGGAATGGAAAAAAAGGTATTCCTGATTTAAAATCTTGTAATTATAAAATTAGAAAAAATAGAATACGTGCAAATAGAATTGAATGGGATCATATTGTTCCTGCTTGGGAATTTGGTCATAATAAAAAATGTTGGAAAAAAGGAGGTAGAAAAAAATGTTCTAGTAATTCAATTTTTAAAAAAATGGAATCAGATTTACATAATTTACAACCTGCAATAGGAGAAATTAATGGAGATAGATCAAATTTTTCTTTTTATGAATGGAAAAAAAATCATAAAAAAAATTTTTATGGATCTTGTCACGTATTAATTGATTTTAAAAATAAAAAAATAGAACCTCCTAATAGTAAAAAAGGAATAATATCCAGAACATATTTATATATGTCTTATAGATATAAAATAAAAATTCCAAAAAAACAAATGATTTTATTCAAAAAATGGAATTCTAAATATCCAGTCAACAAATGGGAATGTCAAAGAGATAACTTAATATATAAAATACAAGGTAATCATAATCAATATGTTCATAATAAATGCATAAAAATACCAAAATAA
- the gshA gene encoding glutamate--cysteine ligase yields the protein MFLNISKEINWLKENISELKDITRGIERETLRVDCKGNPSLKNHPGNMGSTLTHKWITTDFSENLIEFITPKNKSINYIIKFLQDLYKYSTKNIYFKERLWPLSIPYYNNKNTKINIARYGNSDIGILKEIYRKGLKNRYGNAKNIIAGIHYNFSFPLNFWKKWKNIKNIEEQKKIISTGYLGLIRNYYRVGWIIPLLFGSSPALPINFLENKINKNIKFKKHKKNFLYLPWSTSIRTSNIGYNNDIEKKILKIHYNSLDEYITKVKFAKNTPYKKFIEIGKKDEKGCLKQLNTNLIQIESELYSQIRPKQSIQTKEKSIINSLEYNGIEYVEIRSIDVNPFQNIGIEKKQLLFIDLLIIWCTLSKSKMINTAELQNINKNWEIISLYGKKPNQSLFLNDTSKKIPIIEICKFIFQELKKIANILDNFLNKNIYQKSCLYFENFLYYPELSYSSRILKKMKRYGFKKTGLKISNNYYYSNINKNYSLLEKKSFLKESKNSYLKKNFLEKM from the coding sequence TTGTTTTTAAACATATCAAAAGAAATAAATTGGTTAAAAGAAAATATATCTGAACTAAAAGATATAACAAGAGGTATAGAAAGAGAGACATTAAGAGTAGATTGTAAAGGAAACCCATCTTTAAAAAATCATCCTGGTAATATGGGAAGTACATTAACGCATAAATGGATTACTACTGATTTTTCTGAAAATTTAATAGAATTTATAACTCCAAAAAATAAATCTATAAATTATATAATAAAATTTTTACAGGATTTGTATAAATATTCTACTAAAAATATTTATTTTAAAGAAAGACTTTGGCCATTAAGTATTCCTTATTATAATAATAAAAATACAAAAATAAATATTGCTAGATATGGAAATTCTGATATAGGAATTTTAAAAGAAATATATAGAAAAGGTTTAAAAAATAGATATGGAAACGCAAAAAATATAATAGCAGGTATTCATTATAATTTTTCTTTTCCTTTAAATTTTTGGAAAAAATGGAAAAATATAAAAAATATAGAAGAACAAAAAAAAATAATTTCTACAGGATACTTAGGTTTAATAAGAAATTATTATAGAGTAGGTTGGATAATACCGTTATTATTTGGATCTTCTCCTGCTTTACCTATTAATTTTTTAGAAAATAAAATAAATAAAAATATTAAATTTAAAAAACATAAAAAAAATTTCTTATACTTACCTTGGTCTACTTCTATCAGAACTAGTAATATTGGATATAATAATGATATAGAAAAAAAAATATTGAAAATTCATTATAATAGTTTAGATGAATATATTACAAAAGTTAAATTTGCAAAAAATACACCATATAAAAAATTTATTGAAATAGGAAAAAAAGATGAAAAAGGTTGTTTAAAACAACTAAACACTAATTTAATACAAATAGAAAGTGAATTATATTCTCAAATTAGACCTAAACAATCTATTCAAACAAAAGAAAAATCTATAATAAATTCTTTAGAATATAATGGTATTGAATATGTAGAAATTAGATCAATTGATGTAAACCCTTTTCAAAATATTGGAATCGAAAAAAAACAATTATTATTTATAGATTTATTGATAATTTGGTGTACATTATCTAAATCTAAAATGATTAATACGGCAGAATTACAAAATATTAATAAAAATTGGGAAATTATTTCTTTATATGGTAAAAAACCAAATCAATCATTATTTTTAAATGATACATCAAAAAAAATACCTATTATCGAAATTTGTAAATTTATTTTTCAGGAATTAAAGAAAATAGCAAACATATTAGATAATTTTTTAAATAAAAATATATATCAAAAATCATGCTTATATTTCGAAAATTTTTTATATTATCCAGAATTAAGTTATTCTTCTAGAATATTGAAAAAAATGAAAAGATACGGTTTCAAAAAAACTGGTTTAAAAATTTCTAATAATTATTATTATTCTAATATCAACAAAAATTATTCTTTACTAGAAAAAAAATCTTTTCTAAAAGAATCTAAAAATTCATATCTTAAAAAAAATTTTTTAGAAAAAATGTAA
- the glnS gene encoding glutamine--tRNA ligase: MNNFLTNIIEKDIKNKKNFFLKTRFPPEPNGYLHIGHLKSIFLNFGLAKKYNGLCNLRFDDTNPKKEKTKYVKSIKKDIRWLGFKWNKRSKFTSQYFKEIYIYAKKLIKKNLAYVDLLNKQEIKIYRGTLLLKGKNSPYRNQNIEKNLILFKKMKSGYFAEGQACLRAKIDMGSSFMILRDPVLYRIIFEKHHNTKNNWCIYPTYDFSHCISDSIEKITHSLCTLEFQDNRRIYDWILKNIQIKNPSKQYEYSRLKLENTILSKRKLKLLIQKKIVQNWDDPRLATISGLRKRGYTPDSLNNFCNKIGISKQESLIELSLLESCIRKDLNEKSIRRMAVLNPIKLIILNLSKYHYEEIIVPNHPNNTNQGFHKIIFSKEIYIDQSDFQETNNKKYKRLNFKNNVRLRYAYTITVKYVKKNKFGKINKIFCTYDKNTLNKKPKNKKITGVLHWISKINTSKAEFRIYSSLFLIKNPEKEKNFLNFINKNSLTTKIGFVEKDLQYNLCKIPYQFEREGYFFISSLKKYKNKLVFHQTVSLKEDKNSFN; this comes from the coding sequence ATGAATAATTTTTTAACAAACATAATTGAAAAAGATATTAAAAATAAAAAAAATTTTTTTTTAAAAACAAGATTTCCTCCGGAACCTAATGGATATCTCCATATTGGTCACTTAAAATCAATTTTTTTAAATTTTGGATTAGCAAAAAAATATAACGGATTATGTAATTTACGGTTTGACGATACAAATCCAAAAAAAGAAAAAACTAAATATGTAAAATCAATTAAAAAAGATATACGATGGTTAGGTTTTAAGTGGAATAAAAGAAGTAAATTTACTTCTCAATATTTTAAAGAAATTTACATATATGCAAAAAAATTAATAAAAAAAAATTTAGCATATGTAGATTTATTAAATAAACAAGAAATTAAAATATATAGAGGAACATTATTATTAAAAGGGAAAAATAGTCCTTATAGAAATCAAAATATAGAAAAGAATTTAATTTTATTCAAAAAAATGAAATCAGGGTATTTTGCTGAAGGACAAGCATGTTTAAGAGCTAAAATTGATATGGGTTCATCATTTATGATATTAAGAGATCCTGTATTATACAGAATAATATTTGAAAAACATCATAACACAAAAAATAATTGGTGTATTTATCCTACTTATGATTTTTCACACTGTATATCTGATTCAATTGAAAAAATTACTCATTCTTTATGTACACTTGAATTTCAAGATAATAGAAGAATATATGATTGGATATTAAAAAATATTCAAATCAAAAACCCATCTAAACAATACGAATATTCTCGTTTAAAATTAGAAAATACTATTCTTTCAAAAAGAAAATTAAAATTATTAATACAAAAAAAAATAGTCCAAAATTGGGATGATCCTAGACTTGCTACAATTTCTGGACTGAGAAAAAGAGGATATACTCCTGATTCTTTGAATAATTTTTGTAATAAAATAGGTATTAGTAAACAAGAAAGTTTAATTGAATTAAGCCTATTAGAATCATGTATAAGAAAAGATTTAAACGAGAAATCTATTCGTAGAATGGCTGTATTAAATCCTATTAAACTTATTATTTTAAATCTTTCAAAATACCATTACGAAGAAATTATAGTTCCTAACCATCCTAACAATACGAATCAAGGATTTCACAAAATAATATTTAGTAAAGAAATTTATATTGATCAATCTGATTTTCAAGAAACAAATAATAAAAAATACAAAAGATTAAATTTTAAAAATAATGTTAGATTAAGATATGCATATACTATTACTGTAAAATATGTTAAAAAAAATAAATTCGGTAAAATAAATAAAATATTTTGTACATATGATAAAAATACATTAAACAAAAAACCAAAAAATAAAAAAATTACAGGAGTATTACATTGGATTTCTAAAATTAATACAAGTAAAGCAGAATTTAGAATATATTCTTCTCTTTTTTTGATAAAAAATCCTGAAAAAGAAAAAAATTTTTTAAATTTCATTAATAAAAATTCATTAACTACGAAGATAGGTTTTGTAGAAAAAGATTTACAATATAATTTATGTAAAATTCCATATCAATTCGAAAGAGAAGGATATTTTTTCATTTCTTCATTAAAAAAATATAAAAATAAACTAGTTTTCCATCAAACTGTTAGTTTGAAAGAAGATAAAAACTCATTTAATTAA